A part of Leifsonia xyli subsp. xyli str. CTCB07 genomic DNA contains:
- the pdhA gene encoding pyruvate dehydrogenase (acetyl-transferring) E1 component subunit alpha — MVATNDTPRPANTVQLLTSDGRFQPSEPAGEYLPYLERLDENDYRRFYRDMVRVRAFDHEAANLQRQGQLGLWVPSHGQEGAQVGSAYAARPQDNIFPSYREHVIGMIRGIDPVGIMGLLRGVTHGGWDPTDPAVENFHLYTLVIGSHTLHATGYAMGVKFDGKVGTGNPEADEAVICYFGDGATSQGDVSEALVFAASYQTPQVFFLQNNQWAISVPVKTQSRTPLYLRSSGFGIPGVQIDGNDVLAAYAVTAKHLDDARGGEGPSMIEALTYRMGAHTSSDDPTKYRTDDEVRHWAERDPILRFRAFLEQQGLGQTFFDSADEEAADLAADVRRRTLELTPPPADSMFEHVYSEPHPVMEEQRRWLAEYEASFGGDV; from the coding sequence GTGGTTGCGACGAACGATACCCCGCGCCCGGCGAACACCGTCCAGCTGCTGACGTCAGACGGCCGTTTCCAGCCGAGCGAACCCGCTGGCGAGTACCTCCCCTACCTGGAGCGGCTCGACGAGAACGACTACCGCCGCTTCTACCGTGACATGGTCCGGGTCCGCGCGTTCGACCACGAGGCGGCGAACCTTCAGCGTCAGGGGCAGCTTGGGCTGTGGGTTCCGAGCCACGGGCAGGAGGGCGCTCAGGTGGGGTCCGCCTACGCAGCGCGACCGCAGGACAACATCTTCCCCTCTTATCGCGAGCATGTCATCGGGATGATCCGGGGGATCGACCCGGTCGGAATCATGGGACTGCTCCGCGGCGTCACGCACGGCGGCTGGGACCCGACGGATCCGGCGGTCGAGAATTTCCACCTCTACACACTCGTGATCGGCTCGCACACGCTGCACGCGACCGGGTACGCGATGGGTGTGAAGTTCGATGGCAAGGTCGGCACAGGCAACCCGGAGGCCGACGAGGCCGTCATCTGCTACTTCGGTGACGGCGCGACCAGCCAGGGGGATGTGAGCGAGGCGCTCGTGTTCGCCGCGAGCTACCAGACGCCGCAGGTGTTCTTCCTTCAGAACAACCAGTGGGCGATCTCGGTTCCGGTGAAGACGCAGTCGCGCACCCCCCTCTACCTGCGGAGCAGCGGGTTCGGCATTCCGGGTGTCCAGATCGACGGGAACGATGTGCTGGCGGCCTACGCGGTGACCGCGAAGCACCTGGACGATGCTCGCGGTGGCGAAGGCCCGAGCATGATCGAGGCTCTGACCTACCGGATGGGAGCGCACACGTCGAGCGATGATCCGACCAAGTACCGCACCGACGACGAAGTCAGGCACTGGGCCGAACGTGACCCGATCCTGCGCTTCCGGGCGTTCCTGGAACAGCAGGGCCTCGGCCAGACGTTCTTCGACAGTGCGGACGAAGAGGCGGCCGATCTGGCCGCCGATGTCCGGCGCCGCACTCTCGAGCTGACGCCGCCGCCGGCCGACAGCATGTTCGAGCATGTCTACAGTGAGCCGCATCCCGTGATGGAGGAGCAGCGGCGCTGGCTGGCGGAGTACGAAGCGTCGTTCGGAGGTGACGTGTGA
- a CDS encoding pyridoxal phosphate-dependent aminotransferase produces the protein MTDENTPPVRLRPEIVATPAYRQGRTAAADDFKLSSNENPYPPLASVVAAVGATLGGLNRYPDAGGADLRDKLAERHGVDVDQVHLGSGSVALLAQLIRAVAGAGDEVVYSWRSFEAYPGLATVAGATSVQVPNRADGGHDLPALAAAITDRTRAVIVCTLNNPTGPVVTAAEFASFMAEVPGDLLVLLDEAYHEFETDEAAVNGIPLLSRHPNLVVLRTFSKAYGLAALRIGYAVGPAAVLDAARSAALPLSVTDAARVAALASIEAEDELMERVARIAMRRDRLREALIEQGWSVPQAQGNFVWLATGEETAAASDAFSAAGLTVRAFPSEGIRISVGEHEYVERPVEVSADLGGKLPNGHPGKRLG, from the coding sequence GTGACTGACGAGAACACGCCGCCGGTGCGGTTGCGGCCCGAGATCGTGGCCACTCCCGCCTACAGGCAGGGGCGGACGGCGGCGGCGGACGACTTCAAGCTGTCGAGCAACGAGAACCCGTATCCCCCGCTGGCCTCGGTGGTGGCGGCCGTCGGTGCGACGCTCGGCGGACTGAACCGGTATCCGGACGCGGGCGGCGCCGATCTGCGGGACAAGCTGGCCGAGCGGCACGGCGTGGACGTCGACCAGGTGCATCTGGGCAGCGGCTCCGTGGCGCTGCTGGCGCAGCTGATTCGCGCGGTGGCGGGAGCGGGCGATGAGGTCGTGTATTCGTGGCGGTCGTTCGAGGCGTATCCGGGATTGGCGACGGTCGCCGGCGCGACGAGCGTGCAGGTGCCGAACCGCGCCGACGGCGGGCACGACCTGCCGGCGCTCGCCGCGGCGATCACGGACCGTACGCGAGCCGTCATCGTCTGTACGCTCAATAACCCGACCGGCCCGGTCGTCACGGCGGCGGAGTTCGCCTCGTTCATGGCGGAGGTTCCGGGCGATCTGCTGGTTCTGCTGGATGAGGCGTACCACGAGTTCGAGACGGATGAGGCGGCGGTGAACGGCATCCCGTTGCTCTCGCGGCACCCGAACCTGGTCGTGCTGCGCACCTTCTCCAAGGCTTACGGGCTCGCTGCTCTGAGGATCGGCTACGCGGTCGGGCCGGCTGCGGTGCTGGATGCGGCGCGATCGGCCGCTCTCCCCCTGTCGGTGACCGATGCCGCCCGGGTCGCGGCTCTCGCTTCCATCGAGGCCGAGGATGAGCTGATGGAGCGGGTGGCGCGTATCGCGATGCGGCGTGACCGGTTGCGGGAGGCGCTCATCGAGCAGGGGTGGAGCGTTCCGCAGGCGCAGGGGAATTTCGTGTGGCTGGCCACCGGCGAGGAGACGGCCGCCGCGAGCGACGCCTTCTCGGCCGCGGGCCTGACCGTTCGGGCTTTTCCATCGGAGGGAATTCGGATCAGCGTCGGAGAGCACGAATATGTGGAAAGACCTGTTGAAGTCAGTGCCGATCTTGGAGGAAAGCTACCAAATGGCCACCCGGGTAAGCGGTTAGGTTAG
- a CDS encoding phage holin family protein — MRFLLKTIINAFALWLTTFVVSGVTVRSYAGSETATVLTYLLIAVIFGLVNAIVGTAIRIVAFPLYILTLGLICLIVNGLLLLIVSRISDAMGFGLHIAGLWPGVLGALALGIIAWLFGLILRPLSRR, encoded by the coding sequence ATGCGATTTCTGCTCAAGACGATCATCAACGCCTTCGCACTGTGGCTCACAACCTTCGTCGTCAGCGGGGTGACCGTCCGCTCCTACGCCGGCTCGGAGACAGCGACCGTGCTGACGTATTTGCTCATCGCTGTGATCTTCGGGCTGGTGAACGCGATCGTCGGCACCGCTATCCGGATCGTCGCGTTCCCGCTGTACATTCTGACGCTCGGCCTCATCTGCCTGATCGTGAACGGCCTGCTCCTGCTGATCGTGTCAAGGATCAGCGATGCGATGGGCTTCGGGCTGCACATCGCCGGCCTCTGGCCGGGCGTTCTGGGCGCGCTGGCGCTGGGGATCATCGCCTGGCTGTTCGGGCTCATCCTGCGCCCGCTCTCACGGAGGTGA
- the purB gene encoding adenylosuccinate lyase yields the protein MTALPPQPLSPLDGRYRPAVLGLGDHLSEAGLNRARVQVEVEWLLYLTNHRMFGSSPLSAEQAGQLRALADGFGQAEIDRLAELEATTKHDVKAVEYLVRERLHTLGLDHIAELTHFAATSEDINNLSYALTVSAAVNEVWLPNYRAVIAELRAQAAQHRDAAMLARTHGQPATPTTMGKELAVFAHRLERIRKQVEQTEYLGKFSGATGTFAAHLIADPSADWLAISEEFVRSLGLDWNPLTTQIESHDWQAELYGRISHANRVLHNLCTDIWTYISLGYFRQTPEPGATGSSTMPHKVNPIHFENAEANLELSSAILDSLAANLVTSRLQRDLTDSSAQRNIGVGIGHSVLALDNIQRGLGQISLDADALDADLDTNWEVLAEAIQTVIRADVTAGRSTIEDPYALLKSLTRGKRVDHAALTEFVTGLDIGPAAKNRLLELTPAGYIGLASQLVGRL from the coding sequence ATGACCGCCCTGCCTCCCCAGCCGTTGAGCCCCCTAGACGGACGCTACCGCCCGGCGGTGCTCGGCCTCGGCGACCACCTCTCCGAGGCGGGCCTCAACCGTGCTCGCGTTCAGGTGGAGGTCGAATGGCTCCTGTACCTCACAAACCACCGGATGTTCGGATCGAGTCCGCTGAGCGCCGAGCAGGCCGGACAGCTGCGGGCCCTGGCCGACGGCTTCGGACAGGCCGAGATCGACCGGCTGGCCGAGCTGGAGGCGACCACCAAGCACGATGTCAAAGCCGTCGAGTACCTCGTTCGTGAGCGCCTCCACACGCTCGGACTGGACCACATCGCCGAACTCACGCACTTCGCGGCGACCAGCGAAGACATCAATAACCTCTCCTACGCGCTCACGGTCAGCGCCGCCGTCAACGAGGTCTGGCTACCCAATTACCGCGCCGTGATCGCCGAATTGCGGGCGCAGGCCGCTCAGCACCGCGACGCCGCGATGCTCGCGCGGACCCACGGCCAGCCCGCGACGCCCACCACGATGGGCAAGGAGCTCGCGGTTTTCGCACACCGTCTCGAACGCATCCGCAAGCAGGTCGAGCAGACCGAATACCTTGGCAAGTTCTCCGGCGCGACCGGCACCTTCGCAGCGCACCTCATCGCCGATCCCTCCGCCGACTGGCTCGCGATCTCCGAAGAGTTCGTCCGCAGCCTCGGGCTCGACTGGAACCCCCTCACCACCCAGATCGAATCCCACGACTGGCAGGCGGAGCTTTACGGGCGTATCTCACACGCCAACCGCGTCCTGCACAACCTCTGCACCGATATCTGGACGTACATCTCGCTCGGCTACTTCCGCCAGACGCCCGAACCCGGCGCCACCGGATCTTCGACCATGCCGCACAAGGTCAACCCGATCCACTTCGAGAACGCCGAGGCGAACCTCGAACTCTCCAGTGCCATCCTGGACTCGCTCGCGGCCAACCTGGTCACAAGCCGGCTCCAGCGTGACCTCACCGACTCCAGCGCGCAGCGCAACATCGGCGTCGGGATCGGCCACTCCGTGCTCGCGCTCGACAACATCCAGCGCGGACTCGGCCAGATCTCGCTCGATGCGGACGCCCTGGATGCGGACCTCGACACCAACTGGGAGGTGCTGGCCGAAGCCATCCAGACCGTCATCCGCGCGGATGTCACAGCGGGCCGCTCGACCATCGAAGACCCGTACGCACTGCTCAAGAGCCTGACCCGCGGCAAGCGCGTCGACCACGCCGCGCTGACCGAGTTCGTCACCGGCCTCGACATCGGCCCGGCAGCCAAGAACCGTCTGCTGGAACTCACACCGGCGGGCTACATCGGCCTCGCCTCGCAGCTGGTCGGCCGCCTCTGA
- a CDS encoding DUF308 domain-containing protein — MAPAVLAQPPGGSTPSRTWAVPAVRAVVALAAAVVITFTRDAHTVAFGLTVFGAFAVLDGLATGVLSLLFSSRGLTRTLFVGQGVLGVLAGALALALLGSGLAMFLYLVTVWGALAGFLELYNGLGSRHRDAAARDWLITGALTAVLALVLLFAPADAVLAVGLFGAWAVIVGVFQGIGAATLRSASRFASPQRAESGS; from the coding sequence GTGGCACCCGCCGTTCTTGCCCAACCGCCGGGGGGCTCCACCCCGAGCCGCACTTGGGCCGTCCCCGCCGTGCGCGCCGTCGTGGCGCTGGCCGCCGCGGTCGTCATCACCTTCACACGGGACGCGCACACCGTGGCCTTCGGGCTGACCGTCTTCGGTGCGTTCGCTGTGCTTGATGGACTCGCGACCGGCGTTCTCAGCCTTCTGTTCTCGTCGCGCGGCCTGACCCGGACGCTCTTCGTCGGCCAGGGCGTCCTCGGCGTCCTCGCCGGTGCGCTCGCCCTGGCGCTGCTCGGCAGCGGACTCGCGATGTTCCTCTACCTCGTGACTGTGTGGGGCGCCTTGGCCGGTTTCCTCGAGCTCTACAACGGCCTTGGTTCCCGCCACCGGGATGCCGCGGCCCGCGACTGGCTCATCACCGGCGCTCTCACCGCCGTGCTCGCGCTCGTGCTGCTGTTCGCGCCGGCCGATGCGGTGCTCGCTGTCGGCCTGTTCGGCGCGTGGGCCGTGATCGTCGGTGTGTTCCAGGGCATTGGGGCGGCGACGCTGCGATCCGCATCACGATTCGCGTCGCCGCAGCGGGCGGAGAGCGGATCGTGA
- a CDS encoding GntR family transcriptional regulator has product MPVPISSKVDLAPRRLLRDTVAESIRSAILDGSFCPGERLHDEELQGWLGVSRTPIRDALNELSRAGLVEMAPNRYTRVADPDSRAAADSLETLAALLSGVLRIAVPRMTPSERRECSTGMDRILREFGENDSAALADACRTVLAAAVRVCDNMVLTRLYEETVWGLVFRVRDGYETADLRESVNRLYQDLRDEVTIANKRSTRHDQHHPIAPRRPVAAAH; this is encoded by the coding sequence ATGCCAGTCCCCATCTCGAGCAAGGTCGATCTCGCACCTCGGCGACTCCTCCGCGACACTGTGGCGGAGTCGATCCGGAGCGCGATCCTGGACGGATCGTTCTGTCCGGGCGAGCGCCTCCACGACGAGGAGCTCCAAGGTTGGCTCGGAGTCTCACGAACCCCCATCCGCGATGCGCTCAACGAGCTCTCGCGGGCCGGGCTCGTCGAAATGGCTCCGAACCGCTACACCCGGGTCGCCGACCCGGACTCCCGCGCTGCCGCCGACTCACTTGAGACGCTGGCGGCGCTGCTTTCCGGAGTGCTCCGCATCGCTGTACCACGGATGACACCCTCCGAGCGCCGCGAATGCTCAACCGGAATGGACCGCATCCTGCGGGAATTCGGCGAGAACGATTCGGCGGCTCTGGCGGACGCTTGCCGCACCGTTCTCGCCGCAGCCGTCCGCGTCTGTGACAACATGGTCCTGACACGCCTCTACGAGGAGACAGTGTGGGGACTGGTCTTCCGTGTGCGCGACGGGTACGAGACCGCGGATCTTCGCGAATCGGTCAACAGGCTCTACCAGGACCTCCGCGACGAGGTCACCATCGCCAACAAGCGCAGCACGCGCCACGACCAGCACCATCCGATCGCCCCGCGGCGACCGGTCGCGGCCGCCCACTGA
- the dnaB gene encoding replicative DNA helicase, with protein MSIAHIGLADGREQGEDRSPERTPPHDLLAEQSALGGMLLSKDAVADVVEVVRGTDFYIPKHEIVYDAILSLYSHGEPTDVITVTDELTKLGELSRAGGAEYLHTLTSLVPTAANAGYYANIVAEKALLRRLVEAGTRITQMGYKAEGEVLDLVNNAQAEIYSVTGTQEVEDYVPLTEAVTVAIDEIEASKHKDGSMTGVPTGFTELDELTNGLHPGQMIIVAARPALGKSTLALDFARAAAIKHDLPTIFFSLEMGRSEIAMRLLSAEATVPLQHMRKGTVDNRDWTTIAATRGRINDAPLYIDDSPNMTLVEIRAKCRRLKQRVGLKMVIIDYLQLMTSGKRVESRQQEVSEFSRALKLLAKELQVPVIALSQLNRGPEQRADKLPALSDLRESGSIEQDADVVVLLHRESAYEKDNPRAGEADLIVAKHRNGPTKTVKVAFQGMYSRFADMAPI; from the coding sequence GTGTCGATCGCCCACATCGGTCTCGCGGACGGCCGTGAACAGGGCGAGGACCGCTCCCCCGAGCGAACTCCGCCTCACGACCTCCTTGCGGAGCAGAGCGCTCTCGGCGGGATGCTGCTGAGCAAGGACGCCGTCGCCGATGTCGTCGAGGTCGTCCGTGGCACGGACTTCTACATCCCGAAGCACGAGATCGTCTACGACGCGATCCTGTCGCTCTACTCGCACGGCGAGCCGACCGATGTGATCACCGTGACCGATGAACTCACAAAACTGGGTGAGCTGTCGCGTGCGGGCGGAGCCGAATACCTGCACACCCTGACCAGTCTTGTTCCGACGGCGGCCAACGCCGGCTACTACGCTAATATCGTGGCCGAGAAGGCGCTGCTGCGCCGTCTGGTCGAGGCGGGCACCCGCATCACTCAGATGGGCTACAAGGCCGAGGGCGAGGTGCTCGACCTCGTCAACAACGCCCAGGCTGAGATCTACTCGGTGACCGGAACGCAGGAGGTGGAGGATTACGTCCCGCTGACGGAGGCGGTCACCGTCGCCATCGACGAGATCGAGGCGTCGAAGCACAAGGATGGCTCGATGACGGGTGTTCCCACGGGCTTCACCGAGCTCGATGAGCTGACCAATGGTTTGCACCCGGGTCAGATGATCATCGTCGCCGCGCGGCCCGCGCTGGGAAAGTCGACGCTCGCGCTCGACTTCGCCCGGGCAGCCGCCATCAAGCACGATCTGCCCACGATCTTCTTCTCGCTCGAGATGGGACGCAGCGAGATCGCGATGCGTTTGCTCTCCGCCGAGGCGACCGTCCCCCTTCAGCACATGCGGAAGGGCACGGTGGACAACCGCGACTGGACCACCATCGCGGCCACTCGGGGGCGCATCAACGACGCACCCCTCTACATCGACGACAGTCCCAATATGACTCTGGTCGAAATCCGGGCCAAGTGCCGTCGTCTGAAGCAGCGCGTCGGACTCAAGATGGTGATCATCGACTACCTGCAGTTGATGACGAGCGGTAAGCGGGTCGAGAGCCGTCAGCAGGAGGTCAGCGAGTTCTCGCGGGCGCTGAAGCTGCTCGCGAAGGAACTCCAGGTTCCGGTCATCGCGCTCTCCCAGCTGAACCGCGGTCCCGAGCAGCGTGCCGACAAACTCCCCGCTCTGAGCGATCTGCGCGAGTCCGGCTCGATCGAGCAGGACGCCGATGTCGTTGTGCTCCTCCACCGCGAGTCCGCCTATGAGAAGGACAACCCGCGTGCGGGCGAAGCCGATCTGATCGTGGCGAAGCACCGTAATGGACCGACAAAGACGGTTAAGGTCGCATTCCAGGGCATGTACTCGCGTTTCGCGGACATGGCGCCGATCTGA
- the rplI gene encoding 50S ribosomal protein L9, with protein MSKVILTHEVTGLGSAGDVVEVKDGYARNYLVPQGFAISWTRGGKKQVEQIKAARAARELHSMEAAQELKAKLEATRVKLVVKAGREGRLFGSVKTADVAEAVKAAGIGELDKRKIELPNAIKAVGDHEATVRLHEDLSAMITLQVVAAN; from the coding sequence ATGTCGAAGGTTATTCTCACGCACGAGGTCACCGGCCTCGGCTCCGCTGGCGACGTCGTCGAGGTCAAGGATGGCTACGCCCGCAATTACCTTGTTCCGCAGGGTTTCGCGATCTCGTGGACCCGCGGTGGCAAGAAGCAGGTCGAGCAAATTAAGGCGGCCCGCGCGGCTCGCGAGCTGCACTCGATGGAGGCCGCTCAGGAACTCAAAGCGAAGCTGGAGGCCACCCGCGTCAAGCTGGTCGTCAAGGCTGGCCGCGAAGGTCGTCTGTTCGGATCGGTGAAGACCGCGGATGTCGCCGAGGCCGTCAAAGCCGCCGGCATCGGCGAACTAGACAAGCGCAAAATCGAACTCCCCAACGCGATCAAAGCCGTCGGTGACCACGAGGCCACCGTGCGGCTGCACGAGGACCTCTCGGCCATGATCACCCTTCAGGTGGTCGCTGCCAATTAG
- the rpsR gene encoding 30S ribosomal protein S18, whose translation MAGKSSGDRRKPIRKGKDGKNAAPAKSVRVGVIDYKDVATLRKFISERGKIRALRITGVSVQEQRLIARAVKNAREMALLPYAGSGR comes from the coding sequence ATGGCTGGAAAGTCGAGCGGCGACCGCCGCAAGCCGATCCGCAAGGGCAAGGACGGGAAGAACGCCGCTCCGGCGAAGTCCGTCCGCGTCGGCGTCATTGACTACAAGGATGTCGCGACCTTGCGCAAGTTCATCTCCGAGCGTGGCAAGATCCGCGCCCTCCGCATCACCGGTGTCTCCGTCCAGGAGCAGCGCCTGATCGCCCGCGCCGTCAAGAACGCGCGCGAGATGGCTCTGCTTCCCTACGCCGGCTCCGGCCGTTAA
- a CDS encoding single-stranded DNA-binding protein, translating to MAGETVITVVGNLTSDPELRYTQNGLAVANFTIASTPRTFDRQANEWKDGEALFLRASVWRDFAEHVAGSLTKGSRVIAQGRLKQRSYETKEGEKRTSIELEIDEIGPSLRYATAQVTRAQSSRGPGGPGGFGGGAPAVEEPWAATVPADPSAGTDVWNTPGAYNDETPF from the coding sequence ATGGCCGGCGAGACCGTCATCACCGTGGTGGGCAACCTCACGTCCGACCCTGAGCTGCGCTACACGCAGAACGGGCTGGCCGTTGCTAACTTCACCATCGCATCCACTCCCCGCACGTTCGACCGTCAGGCGAACGAGTGGAAGGACGGTGAGGCACTGTTCCTGCGCGCGAGCGTCTGGCGTGACTTCGCCGAGCATGTCGCAGGCTCGCTGACCAAGGGCTCACGTGTCATCGCCCAGGGCCGGCTCAAGCAGCGTTCCTATGAGACGAAGGAAGGCGAGAAGCGCACCTCCATCGAGCTTGAGATCGACGAAATCGGTCCGTCGCTGCGTTACGCCACCGCTCAGGTGACCCGCGCGCAGTCGTCGCGTGGTCCGGGTGGTCCGGGCGGATTCGGTGGCGGAGCTCCTGCCGTCGAAGAGCCGTGGGCGGCAACCGTTCCCGCGGACCCGTCTGCTGGAACCGATGTCTGGAACACCCCGGGCGCGTACAACGACGAGACTCCGTTCTAA
- the rpsF gene encoding 30S ribosomal protein S6 has protein sequence MHQYELMVILDPEIDERTVAPSLDKFLNVVRNDGGTIDNVDIWGRRRLAYEINKKSEGIYAVVQLTATGDTTKELDRQLKLSEAVMRTKVLRADEAIAQVAAAQKRADEKAARKAAAAEKTVTEKVGV, from the coding sequence ATGCATCAATACGAGCTGATGGTCATCCTCGATCCCGAGATCGACGAGCGCACCGTTGCTCCCAGCCTTGACAAGTTCCTCAACGTCGTCCGGAACGACGGTGGAACGATCGACAACGTCGACATCTGGGGTCGCCGCCGCCTGGCCTACGAGATCAACAAGAAGTCCGAGGGCATCTACGCCGTCGTGCAGCTCACCGCCACCGGTGACACCACGAAGGAGCTCGACCGCCAGCTGAAGCTCAGCGAGGCTGTCATGCGCACCAAGGTCCTCCGTGCCGACGAGGCGATCGCCCAGGTCGCGGCCGCTCAGAAGCGCGCCGACGAGAAGGCCGCCCGCAAGGCCGCCGCCGCCGAGAAGACGGTCACCGAGAAGGTCGGCGTCTAA
- a CDS encoding CCA tRNA nucleotidyltransferase produces MQSVAESLDRLAAIAASPTVARLAAAFAAAGHELSLVGGPIRDALLGREVHDLDFTTDARPDAIVRLLSPLADAVWDIGRAYGTIGAVFGEEAVEVTTYRSDSYDGTTRKPDVEFGDTLEGDLLRRDFTVNALALRVPEVRLVDPSGGVEHLLARVLTTPSSPEVSFGDDPLRMLRAARFAAQLGFEVDGQTQAAMAAMADRIEIVSAERIRDELGKLLMSDRPRPGIELLVSTGLADRVLPELSALRLEVDEHHHHKDVYQHSLTVLEQAIEYERERHPGDAPELTLRLAALLHDIGKPATRRFEPGGAVSFHHHDVVGAKLAKKRLTALRFDKATIESVSRLIELHLRFFGYTEGAWTDSAVRRYVRDAGPELERLHMLTRADVTTRNRRKADRLGFAYDDLEQRIASLGEQEALDSVRPDLDGQQVMAILGIKPGRDVGQAMTYLLDLRLDQGSLGEEEATRRLLAWWSERSAEA; encoded by the coding sequence ATGCAGTCCGTCGCCGAATCCCTCGATCGCCTCGCAGCCATCGCCGCTTCGCCGACCGTGGCCCGCCTGGCGGCGGCTTTCGCGGCGGCCGGACACGAACTGTCGCTGGTCGGCGGCCCGATCAGGGACGCTCTGCTCGGGCGGGAGGTACACGATCTCGACTTCACGACGGATGCGCGTCCGGACGCGATCGTACGCCTCCTCTCCCCCCTCGCCGACGCAGTCTGGGACATCGGCCGTGCCTACGGCACGATCGGCGCTGTGTTCGGCGAGGAGGCGGTGGAGGTCACCACTTATCGTTCCGACAGCTATGACGGCACGACCCGCAAACCGGACGTCGAGTTCGGCGATACGCTGGAGGGCGACCTCCTTCGCCGGGACTTCACGGTGAACGCGCTCGCCCTGCGTGTTCCGGAGGTGCGGCTGGTGGACCCGTCCGGCGGGGTCGAGCACCTGCTTGCCCGCGTCCTCACGACGCCGTCGAGCCCCGAAGTGTCGTTCGGGGACGATCCGCTCCGGATGCTGCGTGCGGCACGGTTCGCCGCACAGCTCGGATTCGAGGTGGACGGCCAGACCCAGGCCGCGATGGCCGCGATGGCCGATCGCATCGAGATCGTCAGCGCGGAACGCATCCGGGACGAACTCGGCAAGCTGCTTATGTCCGACCGCCCACGTCCAGGAATCGAGCTGCTGGTGTCGACCGGTCTCGCCGATCGCGTCCTTCCCGAGCTGTCCGCGTTGCGTCTGGAAGTGGACGAGCACCACCACCACAAGGACGTCTACCAGCACAGTCTCACCGTGCTGGAGCAAGCGATCGAGTACGAGAGGGAACGGCATCCCGGTGACGCGCCGGAACTGACGCTGCGGCTCGCCGCGCTCCTTCACGATATCGGGAAGCCGGCCACGCGCCGGTTCGAGCCGGGTGGGGCGGTCAGTTTCCATCACCACGATGTGGTCGGGGCGAAACTCGCGAAGAAGCGTTTGACGGCGCTTCGCTTCGACAAGGCCACGATCGAATCCGTGTCCCGCCTGATCGAGCTGCATCTGCGGTTCTTTGGGTACACAGAAGGGGCGTGGACCGACTCCGCGGTGCGCCGGTACGTGCGAGATGCGGGTCCCGAGCTGGAGCGGCTTCACATGCTCACCCGGGCGGATGTCACGACGAGGAACCGTCGCAAAGCAGACCGGCTCGGCTTCGCGTACGACGATCTGGAGCAGCGCATCGCCTCACTCGGGGAACAGGAGGCGCTGGATTCTGTCCGTCCGGACCTGGACGGTCAGCAGGTGATGGCCATCCTGGGGATCAAGCCGGGGCGGGACGTCGGCCAGGCGATGACGTACCTGCTGGACCTGCGGCTGGATCAGGGCTCTCTCGGCGAAGAAGAGGCCACCCGCCGGCTGCTGGCATGGTGGTCGGAGCGTTCCGCGGAGGCGTAA